Proteins from a single region of Gloeomargarita sp. SKYB120:
- a CDS encoding MoaD/ThiS family protein, protein MAVRVLIPTPLQKLTQDREVVECEATSVAELVESLERQWPGIKNRLCDESGQIRRFVNIFVNSEDIRFLQGRETPLRDGDEVSIVPAIAGG, encoded by the coding sequence ATGGCAGTACGGGTGTTGATTCCCACGCCCTTGCAGAAACTCACCCAAGACCGAGAGGTGGTTGAGTGTGAAGCGACCTCGGTGGCGGAACTGGTAGAGTCGCTGGAGCGGCAGTGGCCGGGGATTAAAAACCGCCTGTGCGATGAGTCAGGCCAGATTCGCCGGTTCGTGAATATTTTTGTCAATAGCGAAGACATCCGGTTTCTCCAGGGACGGGAGACTCCCTTGCGGGACGGAGATGAAGTGAGCATTGTACCGGCGATTGCAGGGGGCTAA